The proteins below come from a single Halostagnicola larsenii XH-48 genomic window:
- a CDS encoding ABC transporter ATP-binding protein, which produces MPPAIETQDLIKEYGELRALQGLSLTIEEGEFFGLLGPNGAGKTTFINTLVGLVRKSGGDVRVFGHDVETEYQQARDAIGLAPQEFNVDRFFPIREVLMHKAGYHGIPDSEAEKRADEVLKRVGIYDKRNERFDWLSGGMKRRLLLARALVTDPDLLILDEPTAGVDVQLRHDLWELVTELNEEGTTVLLTTHYIEEAERLCDRVAILNEGRKVTVATPDELKERGTDTISVTLENPPATPPSLGAYAHDAWLSGDALEVRVDDGGSTAPQLLNDLEAAGYDIVDLEITRTSLEEVFVDLTDREDRSVTRSGDGEADGGDGSTGGDGDDEQTGPERERDFLEQGGAV; this is translated from the coding sequence ATGCCACCGGCGATCGAGACGCAGGATCTCATCAAGGAATACGGTGAGCTACGGGCGTTACAGGGCCTGTCGCTGACCATCGAGGAGGGGGAGTTCTTCGGACTGCTCGGCCCGAACGGCGCGGGGAAGACGACGTTCATCAACACGCTCGTCGGCCTCGTCCGCAAGAGCGGCGGGGACGTCCGCGTCTTCGGCCACGACGTCGAAACGGAGTACCAGCAGGCTCGAGACGCGATCGGACTCGCGCCACAGGAGTTCAACGTGGATCGATTCTTCCCCATTCGGGAGGTGTTGATGCACAAGGCCGGCTACCACGGGATACCCGACTCGGAAGCGGAGAAGCGAGCCGACGAGGTGCTCAAACGCGTCGGGATCTACGACAAGCGCAACGAGCGCTTCGACTGGCTCTCGGGCGGCATGAAACGCCGACTCCTGCTCGCTCGAGCGCTCGTCACCGATCCGGATCTGTTGATCCTCGACGAGCCGACGGCGGGCGTCGACGTCCAGTTGCGCCACGACCTCTGGGAGCTCGTCACCGAACTCAACGAGGAGGGGACGACCGTGCTCCTGACGACCCACTACATCGAGGAGGCCGAACGCCTCTGCGATCGGGTCGCGATCCTCAACGAGGGGCGGAAGGTGACCGTCGCGACGCCGGACGAACTCAAAGAACGCGGAACGGACACGATTTCGGTCACCCTCGAGAACCCGCCGGCGACACCGCCATCGTTGGGTGCCTACGCTCACGACGCGTGGCTCAGCGGCGACGCGCTCGAGGTTCGGGTCGACGACGGCGGGTCGACCGCCCCGCAGTTGCTCAACGACCTCGAGGCGGCGGGATACGACATCGTCGACCTCGAGATCACCCGGACCTCGCTCGAGGAGGTGTTCGTCGACCTCACCGACCGTGAGGACCGATCCGTGACGCGCTCCGGAGACGGGGAGGCGGACGGCGGCGACGGATCGACGGGCGGCGACGGAGACGACGAACAGACGGGGCCCGAGCGCGAGCGAGACTTCCTTGAGCAGGGAGGTGCCGTCTGA
- a CDS encoding carbonic anhydrase: MSDSNDDLLIELLEGNAAHVDGLPDDYFASVQDGQRPDVVSICCSDSRVPQERMWNVDAPGDVFTPSNIGNQAQDEHDGDRIVDGGLLYPIHHAGTEAVAVVGHTGCGAVTAAYNVATGGDLPGPDGVDKWVSQLVPIVEEGLESDLVETDQADESVINQLVEYNVDSQVQFLQNAAEIPDEVAIYGFVYDFQGIYGEQAGRTYLVNHNGETEPGRIAAKIPAEFESATRSILY; the protein is encoded by the coding sequence ATGAGCGATTCCAACGATGACCTTCTGATCGAACTACTCGAGGGAAACGCCGCTCACGTCGACGGGCTTCCTGACGATTACTTCGCGTCGGTTCAGGACGGCCAGCGGCCGGACGTGGTTTCGATCTGTTGTTCCGACTCTCGGGTTCCCCAGGAGCGCATGTGGAACGTCGACGCGCCGGGGGACGTGTTCACGCCGAGCAACATCGGGAATCAGGCGCAGGACGAACACGACGGTGACCGAATCGTCGACGGCGGCCTCCTGTACCCGATTCACCACGCCGGAACCGAGGCGGTTGCCGTCGTCGGTCACACCGGCTGTGGGGCCGTCACAGCCGCCTACAACGTTGCGACGGGGGGCGACCTGCCGGGGCCGGACGGCGTCGACAAGTGGGTTTCACAGCTCGTCCCGATCGTCGAGGAGGGTCTCGAAAGCGACCTCGTCGAGACGGACCAAGCGGACGAGTCCGTGATCAATCAACTCGTCGAGTACAACGTCGACTCGCAGGTGCAGTTCCTCCAGAACGCAGCGGAAATCCCCGACGAAGTCGCCATCTACGGCTTCGTCTACGACTTTCAGGGTATCTACGGCGAACAGGCGGGTCGCACCTATCTCGTCAACCATAACGGCGAGACGGAACCGGGTCGGATCGCCGCGAAGATTCCGGCCGAGTTCGAATCCGCGACACGGAGTATCCTGTACTGA
- a CDS encoding polysaccharide deacetylase family protein: MDIESSRRRMLAAVGVGSASLAGCLDFLSDGGGDGDGDGDGSGNGGNGDGAAWPASNSGELISDFGEDDNWVSRHGEIKSAPDEAVTGDQAMVIESDKAIASAGLAVPDGVDLEDWDASMAVKVESATDIRLEVLASGRENHLTSIRQIPDAYEGWLRVDFGYIMKRGEPDLSNVTQFNIVASGPEGGPTRVVVDDLRRTEAAVSSGKAILAFYDGLPSHFDIAADMLEERGWAGAVPVDPDRIGGAGRMNISQLQQLSDQGWDVCSYPESDGPLPEQSEERQRERIQQSISALESYEFEDGARHFFAPGDSMDETTHEIVREHHESGFLFGASPNSTSPTGPHMTSLIWGPDLHGGVRRAINLSDQYNQLTVLRIPDIVEDEADVNANNMPLEDFEHLLDHLEHRGVDVITPSDLVDGSMESDEEGGSEGDGDGPILEAGKAHTFSGNGGSQTDEFDLASSGVECSFSHEGSGDFVVEATAIDGDLANDLLVDTTGSGPGKSFTFADEGTYQLEVEADGEWSIELDQPEVTNSDLTSLPVSESGTGSSFIGPLESEDDISLEVSHDGDGAFLIDGFDSSGSREQVVNKTGQFEGSRSYAVGDATWFNIEATGDWELAIE; the protein is encoded by the coding sequence ATGGATATCGAATCATCTCGGCGACGAATGTTAGCTGCAGTTGGCGTCGGATCAGCCTCCCTCGCGGGTTGTCTCGACTTCCTTTCGGATGGCGGTGGCGACGGTGACGGCGACGGCGATGGGAGTGGCAATGGTGGGAACGGAGACGGTGCGGCCTGGCCCGCGTCCAACTCGGGCGAGCTCATCTCCGACTTCGGCGAGGACGACAACTGGGTCTCCCGACACGGCGAAATCAAATCTGCGCCAGACGAGGCGGTCACCGGCGATCAGGCGATGGTCATCGAAAGCGACAAGGCGATCGCCAGCGCCGGGCTCGCGGTTCCCGACGGGGTCGACCTCGAGGATTGGGACGCCTCGATGGCGGTCAAAGTGGAGTCGGCCACCGACATCCGACTCGAGGTTCTCGCAAGCGGTCGTGAGAATCACCTGACGAGTATCAGGCAGATTCCGGACGCGTACGAAGGGTGGCTTCGCGTCGACTTCGGGTACATCATGAAACGCGGCGAACCCGACCTCTCGAACGTCACACAGTTCAATATTGTCGCGTCCGGCCCCGAGGGCGGTCCGACGCGCGTCGTCGTCGACGACCTCCGACGGACGGAGGCGGCAGTCAGCAGCGGTAAGGCGATTCTCGCCTTCTACGACGGGCTTCCTTCGCACTTCGATATCGCGGCGGACATGCTCGAGGAACGCGGCTGGGCCGGCGCGGTGCCGGTCGACCCCGACCGTATCGGTGGGGCAGGACGGATGAACATCAGCCAACTCCAGCAACTCAGCGACCAGGGCTGGGACGTGTGTTCGTACCCCGAGAGTGATGGACCGCTTCCGGAACAGTCGGAAGAGCGCCAGCGCGAACGCATCCAGCAGTCGATATCGGCGCTGGAATCCTACGAGTTCGAAGACGGCGCTCGGCACTTCTTCGCGCCGGGCGACAGCATGGACGAGACGACTCACGAAATCGTTCGCGAGCACCACGAATCTGGCTTTTTGTTCGGTGCCAGCCCAAATTCCACGTCGCCGACCGGTCCCCACATGACCTCGCTCATCTGGGGCCCCGACCTCCACGGGGGCGTCCGCCGTGCGATCAACCTCTCGGATCAGTACAACCAGCTCACCGTCCTCAGGATTCCGGATATCGTCGAGGACGAAGCCGACGTGAACGCGAACAACATGCCCCTTGAGGATTTCGAACACCTGCTCGACCACCTCGAACACCGCGGGGTCGACGTGATCACGCCCTCCGATCTGGTCGACGGATCGATGGAGAGCGACGAGGAGGGCGGCTCCGAGGGCGACGGCGACGGCCCGATTCTCGAGGCCGGAAAGGCACACACGTTCTCCGGTAACGGCGGATCCCAGACCGACGAGTTCGACCTCGCGAGCAGCGGTGTGGAGTGTAGCTTCTCACACGAGGGTAGCGGGGACTTCGTCGTCGAAGCGACGGCGATCGATGGCGACCTCGCGAACGACCTCCTCGTCGACACGACCGGCTCCGGACCGGGCAAGTCGTTCACGTTCGCCGACGAGGGGACCTACCAGCTTGAGGTCGAGGCCGACGGCGAGTGGTCGATCGAACTCGATCAGCCCGAAGTCACGAATTCGGACCTCACGTCGTTGCCGGTCTCCGAATCCGGCACCGGCTCGTCGTTCATCGGCCCGCTCGAGAGCGAAGACGACATCAGTCTCGAGGTGTCCCACGACGGGGACGGGGCCTTCCTCATCGACGGCTTCGACTCGAGCGGGAGCAGAGAACAGGTCGTCAACAAAACCGGTCAGTTCGAGGGCTCGAGATCGTACGCCGTCGGGGACGCGACGTGGTTCAATATCGAAGCGACCGGCGACTGGGAACTCGCGATCGAGTGA
- a CDS encoding GNAT family N-acetyltransferase, which produces MSTLFPERFETERLELEYISHETVDLFELYNIRGDTEEMGPVTEYLPWNAHQSPKETADLIDRAEKEWRDGTTARYVIRLDPSESKSGSLIGYTKLAVDWERSTATLGIWLRNQYWGEGYATERAHALIEIAFDRLSLDLVAITHHVDNERSRRAVEKYVSRFGGTHEGCLRNWQVTNDGPVDVERYTISADEYERACSD; this is translated from the coding sequence ATGAGTACACTATTTCCGGAGCGATTCGAAACGGAACGATTAGAACTCGAGTATATTAGTCACGAGACTGTTGACCTATTCGAATTATATAATATTAGAGGTGACACAGAGGAGATGGGGCCAGTCACGGAGTATCTTCCGTGGAATGCACATCAAAGTCCGAAGGAAACAGCAGATTTGATCGATCGAGCTGAAAAAGAGTGGAGAGACGGAACTACCGCCCGGTACGTCATCCGGCTCGATCCTTCTGAATCCAAGAGTGGGTCACTTATTGGATACACAAAATTAGCAGTTGATTGGGAACGATCGACAGCGACCCTCGGAATCTGGCTGAGAAACCAATACTGGGGCGAGGGATATGCCACAGAGCGTGCTCACGCATTGATTGAGATAGCGTTTGATCGGTTATCACTAGACCTCGTTGCGATAACCCACCACGTTGACAACGAGCGGTCGCGGCGAGCCGTGGAGAAATATGTCAGTCGTTTTGGTGGCACCCACGAGGGATGTTTACGGAACTGGCAGGTGACTAACGATGGTCCGGTAGATGTCGAGCGGTACACGATTTCGGCCGATGAGTATGAACGAGCATGTTCTGACTGA
- a CDS encoding NADP-dependent oxidoreductase: MATTRQWHLANRPVGEPTHDAFELVTVDRPEPEQGEVLVETRYQSVDPYMRGRMRDAESYAEPWDVGEPMKAGVVGEVLESNYEGLEAGDIVTGDLLWAEHAVAHGDELRQVNPDLAPVSTALGVLGMPGVTAYFGLLDVGEPKPGDTVVVSAAAGAVGSVVGQLARIAGARVVGTAGSDEKIDWLTDDLGFDAAINYRETDDLGAALDETCPDGIDVYFDNVGGPITDAVWPRLNLRARVAVCGQIALYNETDVPTGPRKLATLIEKRARVEGLLVGDYEGRWGEALERLAGFIDSGELEYREEVVDGFENAPDAFLGLFEGENIGKQLVKVSD, translated from the coding sequence ATGGCAACGACCAGACAGTGGCATCTCGCGAACCGTCCAGTTGGTGAACCGACCCACGACGCCTTCGAGTTGGTCACCGTAGACCGCCCGGAACCCGAGCAGGGAGAGGTCCTCGTCGAGACGCGCTACCAGTCTGTCGATCCGTACATGCGCGGCCGGATGCGCGACGCCGAATCCTACGCCGAGCCGTGGGACGTCGGCGAACCGATGAAAGCCGGCGTCGTCGGCGAAGTCCTCGAGTCCAACTACGAGGGGCTCGAGGCCGGCGATATCGTCACCGGCGACCTGCTGTGGGCCGAACATGCGGTCGCTCACGGCGACGAACTACGGCAAGTCAACCCGGATCTGGCACCCGTCTCGACCGCCCTCGGCGTGCTCGGAATGCCCGGCGTGACTGCGTACTTCGGCCTGCTCGACGTGGGCGAGCCGAAACCGGGCGACACCGTCGTCGTCTCCGCGGCAGCCGGCGCTGTCGGCTCCGTTGTCGGTCAACTCGCACGGATCGCGGGCGCACGGGTCGTCGGGACCGCGGGCAGCGACGAAAAAATCGACTGGCTCACCGACGACCTCGGCTTCGACGCGGCGATCAACTACCGGGAGACGGACGACCTCGGGGCCGCGCTCGATGAAACCTGTCCGGACGGAATCGACGTCTACTTCGACAATGTCGGCGGCCCGATCACCGACGCCGTCTGGCCCCGACTCAACCTCCGCGCTCGAGTCGCCGTCTGCGGACAGATCGCGCTGTACAACGAAACCGACGTGCCGACCGGGCCGCGAAAACTCGCGACGCTCATCGAAAAACGGGCGCGCGTCGAAGGCCTGCTAGTCGGCGATTACGAGGGGCGCTGGGGCGAAGCGCTCGAGCGACTCGCGGGGTTCATCGACTCGGGTGAGCTCGAGTACCGCGAGGAAGTGGTCGACGGATTCGAAAACGCACCCGACGCGTTCCTCGGGCTGTTCGAGGGCGAGAACATCGGCAAGCAACTCGTGAAAGTGTCCGATTGA
- a CDS encoding ABC transporter permease yields the protein MSIANTQLKTLIRREVLRFVRRPYNTFLPPLITNVLYFSVFGVILGSRIGSVGDVTYIQFVLPGLVVLGAMSNAFENASFSIFHGRWNEYIHEVITSPLSHTQTVGGYVISSALRGIIIGGLIVAVGFLFTTVPFAHPLYLLSFGVVTTTLFAGLGIIGGLWAEDFDHLTVMNQFLLRPLVFFGGVFYSLDQLEGLAYTASLLNPMVYMVNGVRYGMIGVTEINPNTSLLVLSGAAVVVLAIDLFLFKRGYGISD from the coding sequence ATGAGCATCGCCAACACACAGTTGAAGACGCTGATCCGACGGGAAGTGCTCCGGTTCGTGCGACGCCCGTACAACACCTTCCTCCCGCCGCTTATCACGAACGTCCTGTACTTCTCCGTCTTCGGGGTCATCCTCGGTAGTCGAATCGGATCGGTCGGCGACGTGACCTACATCCAGTTCGTGCTGCCCGGTCTCGTCGTGCTCGGGGCCATGTCCAACGCCTTCGAGAACGCCTCGTTCAGCATTTTCCACGGCCGGTGGAACGAGTACATTCACGAGGTTATCACCTCGCCGCTTTCCCATACCCAAACGGTCGGCGGCTACGTGATCTCGAGTGCGCTTCGAGGCATCATCATCGGCGGGCTGATCGTCGCGGTCGGCTTCCTGTTCACGACAGTCCCGTTCGCACATCCGCTGTACCTGCTTAGCTTCGGCGTCGTGACGACCACCCTCTTCGCCGGCCTCGGGATAATCGGTGGCCTCTGGGCGGAAGACTTCGACCACTTGACGGTCATGAACCAGTTTCTGCTCCGGCCGCTGGTGTTTTTCGGCGGGGTGTTCTACTCGTTAGACCAACTCGAGGGGCTGGCCTACACCGCGTCGCTGCTCAACCCGATGGTCTACATGGTAAACGGCGTCCGCTACGGGATGATCGGCGTGACGGAGATCAACCCGAACACGTCGTTGCTCGTGCTCTCCGGGGCAGCCGTGGTCGTACTCGCGATCGATCTGTTCCTGTTCAAGCGCGGCTACGGAATCTCTGACTGA
- a CDS encoding cold-shock protein, translating to MAKGTVDFFNDTGGYGFIETEDADDDVFFHMEDIGGPDLEEGQDLEFDIEQAPKGPRATNVERL from the coding sequence ATGGCGAAAGGAACGGTTGATTTCTTCAACGACACAGGCGGTTACGGATTCATCGAAACTGAGGACGCGGACGACGACGTGTTCTTCCACATGGAAGACATCGGCGGCCCGGATCTCGAAGAAGGACAGGACCTCGAGTTCGACATCGAGCAGGCCCCAAAAGGCCCACGCGCGACGAACGTCGAGCGCCTGTAA
- the mptA gene encoding GTP cyclohydrolase MptA: protein MSKQLPDVQATAPDVTVGLNQVGVTGVEKLVKIARTGKRPLVLTAEFEVFVDLPSWRKGADMSRNMEVIDEILEEATREEAYRVEDVCGDAAERLLERHDYTSKAEVSMEAEFMRREQTPASDRETQHTVDIIASATATEDGTREEIGAHVVGMTVCPCSQGMSVARAKQKLEDLDVPEETITEFLDAVPQPGHSQRGHATVTVEADGDPEVDLNEIIDIARDSMSAKIYNLAKRPDEDHMTYEAHSDAKFVEDCVRAMAEGVVSELDHLADDAVITMIQSNDESIHQHNAHAERVVEMKTLREEVNGDLEH from the coding sequence ATGAGTAAGCAGCTTCCCGACGTGCAGGCGACGGCCCCCGACGTCACCGTCGGCCTGAACCAGGTCGGCGTCACCGGCGTCGAAAAACTCGTCAAGATCGCGCGCACCGGCAAACGCCCGCTCGTGCTCACCGCGGAGTTCGAGGTCTTCGTCGACCTCCCCTCCTGGCGGAAGGGCGCGGACATGAGCCGCAACATGGAGGTCATCGACGAAATCCTAGAGGAGGCGACCCGCGAGGAGGCCTACCGCGTCGAGGATGTCTGCGGCGACGCCGCCGAGCGCCTGCTCGAACGCCACGACTACACGTCCAAAGCCGAGGTGTCGATGGAAGCGGAGTTCATGCGCCGCGAGCAGACGCCCGCCTCGGATCGGGAAACCCAACACACCGTCGACATCATCGCCTCGGCGACCGCGACCGAAGACGGCACCCGCGAAGAGATCGGTGCCCACGTCGTCGGCATGACGGTCTGTCCCTGCTCGCAGGGCATGTCCGTGGCGCGAGCGAAACAGAAACTCGAGGACCTCGACGTCCCGGAGGAAACGATCACGGAGTTCCTCGATGCGGTCCCACAGCCGGGCCACTCCCAGCGCGGGCATGCGACAGTCACGGTCGAAGCCGACGGCGATCCGGAGGTCGACCTCAACGAGATCATCGACATCGCTCGCGATTCGATGAGCGCGAAGATCTACAACCTCGCCAAGCGCCCCGACGAGGATCACATGACCTACGAGGCCCACTCGGACGCCAAGTTCGTCGAGGACTGCGTTCGAGCGATGGCCGAAGGCGTGGTTTCGGAGTTAGACCACCTCGCCGACGACGCCGTGATCACGATGATCCAGTCCAACGACGAGTCGATCCACCAGCACAACGCCCACGCCGAACGCGTCGTCGAAATGAAGACGCTCCGCGAGGAAGTAAACGGCGACCTCGAGCACTAA
- a CDS encoding cupin domain-containing protein — translation MSYDTAHKTDPESILPEESGGMWFLKEALETQELGISILELEPGVSGKAHDETHTGQEEVYYVVDGTVTVDLDDESVTLETDEALRIDTEVERQIHNESDDAAKLVLVGAPL, via the coding sequence ATGTCCTACGATACGGCTCACAAAACCGATCCCGAATCGATCCTTCCGGAAGAAAGCGGCGGCATGTGGTTTCTCAAGGAGGCCCTCGAGACCCAGGAACTCGGCATTTCGATCCTCGAGCTAGAACCCGGCGTTAGCGGGAAGGCCCACGACGAAACCCACACCGGTCAGGAGGAGGTGTACTACGTCGTCGACGGGACGGTAACGGTCGATCTCGACGACGAGTCGGTGACCCTCGAGACGGACGAGGCGCTTCGAATCGACACTGAAGTGGAGCGACAGATCCACAACGAGAGCGACGACGCCGCGAAGCTCGTGCTCGTCGGCGCGCCGCTGTAA
- a CDS encoding NAD(P)H-dependent oxidoreductase produces the protein MNVLLVLGHPRTDSFCGALARAYRSGASDAGVDLRTIAIADLEFDPDVHAESPSDQPLEADLADAQRQIEWADHLVLVYPNWWGTMPARLKGFFDRVFTSGFAFSFYDEGEGAGHEPLLDGTTAELIVTMDMPAWVYRWIYRRPGTNAVKRATLGFAGIRTTRVTNLGPVDDSTPEQREAWLEDVRELGRSLATGPESRSTRAKRTVKTWLKALRLQFYPMAWVAYSIGALAAAGSSDVFATGVYWIGFGFLFFLEATTVLSNEYVDYDTDRENSFAGPFTGGSRVLVDDELSFGQIRRGIAVTGVLTAVFGLGLGLATTGVGSAPTVAAVMAVLATLALGYTMPPLKLAYRTLGELDVAVTHSLGVLLLGFVALGGSWHDPLPWALAVPFLLSIIPSITLAGVPDYEADRAADKRTIAVRFGIDGAVVVAAATTLAAAATGVLWQLLGVVPGAYSPIIYGSVLHAAVLGSLLWDRVWKGTQTQSIPGQINAVMAAALSYISWFAIVPLVGLS, from the coding sequence GTGAACGTCTTGCTCGTTCTGGGCCACCCCCGGACTGACAGCTTCTGCGGCGCGTTGGCTCGAGCGTATCGCAGCGGTGCGAGCGACGCGGGCGTCGATCTGCGGACAATCGCCATCGCCGATTTGGAGTTCGATCCGGACGTCCACGCCGAGTCTCCGAGCGACCAACCGCTCGAGGCGGATCTGGCCGACGCCCAGCGCCAGATCGAGTGGGCGGACCACCTCGTCCTCGTCTACCCGAACTGGTGGGGTACGATGCCAGCGCGGCTCAAAGGCTTCTTCGACCGGGTATTCACGTCCGGGTTCGCGTTCTCGTTCTACGACGAGGGAGAAGGGGCTGGCCACGAACCGCTGTTGGACGGGACGACGGCCGAACTGATCGTCACGATGGACATGCCCGCGTGGGTCTACCGCTGGATCTACCGCCGGCCTGGAACCAACGCTGTCAAACGCGCGACGCTGGGATTCGCCGGGATTCGAACCACGCGGGTGACGAACCTCGGTCCAGTCGATGATTCCACACCCGAGCAGCGAGAGGCGTGGCTCGAGGACGTGCGGGAACTCGGTCGGAGCCTGGCTACGGGTCCGGAGTCGCGGTCGACGCGAGCGAAGCGAACGGTGAAAACGTGGCTGAAAGCCCTTCGACTGCAGTTCTACCCGATGGCGTGGGTCGCGTACTCGATCGGCGCACTGGCCGCTGCCGGCTCGAGCGATGTCTTTGCGACCGGCGTGTACTGGATCGGCTTCGGGTTCCTGTTTTTCCTCGAGGCGACTACCGTGTTGAGCAACGAGTACGTCGATTACGATACCGATCGGGAGAATTCGTTCGCCGGTCCGTTCACCGGCGGGTCTCGCGTGCTGGTCGACGACGAACTATCGTTCGGACAGATACGGCGCGGGATCGCCGTTACGGGAGTGCTTACGGCAGTTTTCGGGCTTGGACTCGGGCTCGCGACGACCGGGGTCGGATCGGCTCCCACAGTCGCGGCTGTGATGGCGGTGCTTGCAACGTTGGCCCTCGGATACACGATGCCACCGCTGAAACTGGCCTATCGGACGCTCGGGGAGTTGGACGTGGCGGTGACCCACAGTCTCGGCGTCCTGTTGCTCGGGTTCGTCGCGCTGGGCGGTTCGTGGCACGACCCGCTCCCGTGGGCCCTCGCGGTGCCGTTCTTGCTGTCTATTATCCCCTCGATCACGCTGGCGGGCGTCCCCGATTACGAGGCCGATCGGGCCGCCGACAAACGGACGATTGCCGTCCGGTTCGGAATCGACGGCGCCGTGGTCGTCGCGGCGGCAACGACGCTGGCGGCTGCGGCGACTGGCGTCCTCTGGCAGCTACTTGGCGTGGTTCCCGGCGCGTACAGCCCGATAATCTACGGGAGCGTTCTCCACGCCGCCGTGTTGGGCTCGCTGCTCTGGGATCGAGTGTGGAAGGGAACGCAAACACAGTCGATACCGGGACAAATTAACGCGGTGATGGCTGCTGCCCTTTCCTACATTAGCTGGTTCGCCATCGTTCCGCTGGTCGGGCTCTCATAG